One window from the genome of Paenibacillus azoreducens encodes:
- a CDS encoding LacI family DNA-binding transcriptional regulator, whose translation MAGVSEATVSRVFNNVGPIREETRCKVLEAADKLGYYPNAIAQSFARRKSGNLGVILPYVPKVHLFSTYYFSEILNGIGEQVRELRYDMLLIFRKPGDDNGYIELFRSQKVDACVLLGTTDTPKERKSLKALEEAGYPFCLVNQHFEGEHFLEVDAGHERGAYEAVKHLLDEGFRKIAFLNGPAEYSNSTDRLRGYVRAMTEAGRISQGEKLGRAVPPEWLDTGNYSRTSGYEAASRFFHNRQQIDAVFAANDRMAIGLMQGFRDLGIAPGRDIAIVGYDNSDGARITDPPLTSVDVPFYRMGAVAVRLLLQPDQEPEILASEQGTLYNGRRVQMETKLVVRSSSKGNQA comes from the coding sequence ATGGCAGGTGTATCGGAAGCGACTGTTTCCCGTGTGTTTAATAATGTCGGGCCGATCCGGGAAGAGACCAGATGCAAGGTATTGGAAGCCGCCGACAAGCTCGGCTACTATCCCAATGCGATCGCACAGAGCTTCGCCCGGCGCAAAAGCGGTAATCTGGGGGTGATTCTTCCCTATGTTCCGAAAGTACATCTCTTCTCAACCTACTATTTCTCGGAGATTCTGAATGGTATCGGAGAACAGGTGCGCGAACTTAGATATGATATGCTTCTGATATTTCGCAAACCCGGAGATGACAACGGTTACATTGAGCTATTTCGGTCACAAAAGGTAGATGCTTGTGTTTTGCTTGGAACGACAGATACGCCTAAGGAAAGGAAATCCCTAAAAGCGTTGGAAGAAGCGGGTTACCCTTTTTGTCTCGTAAACCAACATTTTGAAGGCGAACATTTTTTGGAAGTGGATGCAGGACATGAACGAGGAGCTTATGAAGCGGTAAAGCATTTGTTGGATGAAGGCTTCCGCAAGATTGCTTTTCTGAACGGCCCAGCTGAATACTCCAACAGCACGGATCGCTTGCGGGGATATGTGCGGGCGATGACGGAAGCGGGAAGAATTTCCCAGGGTGAAAAATTAGGGAGAGCTGTGCCGCCGGAGTGGCTGGATACAGGCAATTATAGCAGAACGAGCGGTTACGAAGCCGCTTCGCGATTTTTCCATAACAGGCAGCAGATCGACGCTGTGTTTGCTGCGAACGACCGGATGGCCATCGGTTTGATGCAGGGATTTAGGGATCTTGGCATTGCGCCTGGCAGGGACATCGCGATTGTGGGTTATGATAACTCGGATGGAGCGAGAATCACGGATCCGCCGCTGACAAGCGTGGATGTGCCTTTTTATCGCATGGGAGCGGTAGCAGTCCGACTGCTGCTTCAGCCTGATCAAGAGCCGGAAATTTTGGCTTCCGAACAAGGGACACTCTATAATGGCCGCCGGGTTCAGATGGAAACCAAGCTGGTCGTCAGATCATCGAGCAAGGGTAACCAAGCATAA
- a CDS encoding alpha-keto acid decarboxylase family protein, which translates to MDQALNTNQPTGLTPAKTLGEYLFDCLKQEGITEIFGVPGDYNFTLLDTLERYSGIQFFNGRNELNSGYAADAYARVKGMSALITTFGVGEMSACNAIAGASSEHIPIVHIVGSPPDMDQKEHKLMHHTLMDGDYDVFRKMYEQITAYTAVLTPENAMIEIPNAIHIAKKKKKPVYLVVADDLVLKPVIVRETTPMPKEITNPQTLQAALDHIKQLLSQAQNTVILADVKTIRFRLEKYVRKLAETMNVPVASTMFGKGAFDESHPLFIGMYGGAFGSPQVQNMVENADCVIAVGLVWADGNTAHFTAKLNPLRIIEIQPHKVKVGQAEYPNVMAKDILLALQNAGYKQQGTVSKGPSPYDMPTGNPDDPLFAAFYYPRFQRMLKEGDIVVAETGTFYYGMGQVKLPSGVTYIAQGGWQSIGYATPATYGACIAAPGRRTFLFTGDGSLQLTAQEISSMLYYGCKPVIFVLNNSGYTIEKYLNVKTENQTYNKIPNWSYTKLAEAFGGGAFTATASTNKELDEAITRAENECGQRLCIIEIMASDPMDAPDYMLNMRNYMEGQEKLRN; encoded by the coding sequence ATGGATCAAGCTCTAAATACAAATCAACCAACCGGATTGACTCCGGCAAAGACGCTGGGTGAATATCTTTTTGATTGCTTGAAGCAAGAAGGCATTACAGAAATTTTCGGCGTACCGGGCGACTATAATTTCACCTTGCTGGATACGCTTGAACGATATTCGGGAATTCAATTCTTCAATGGACGGAATGAGCTGAATTCGGGTTATGCCGCAGATGCTTACGCCAGAGTCAAAGGAATGTCTGCTCTCATCACGACGTTTGGCGTCGGGGAAATGAGCGCTTGCAATGCCATTGCCGGAGCGAGCAGCGAACATATTCCGATTGTTCACATCGTTGGCTCACCACCCGATATGGATCAGAAAGAACATAAATTGATGCACCATACCTTAATGGACGGAGATTATGACGTATTCCGAAAAATGTACGAGCAGATTACGGCTTATACCGCAGTGCTTACCCCGGAAAATGCCATGATCGAAATCCCGAACGCCATTCACATTGCAAAAAAGAAGAAGAAACCGGTATACCTGGTCGTTGCCGACGATTTGGTACTAAAACCTGTTATAGTCCGCGAAACAACCCCCATGCCAAAAGAAATTACGAATCCCCAAACACTTCAGGCGGCCTTGGACCATATCAAACAATTGTTAAGTCAGGCCCAAAACACGGTGATCCTTGCAGATGTGAAAACAATCCGATTCCGTTTGGAAAAATATGTCCGGAAATTAGCAGAAACAATGAACGTACCGGTTGCTTCCACCATGTTCGGCAAAGGCGCTTTCGATGAAAGCCATCCATTATTTATCGGGATGTACGGGGGAGCTTTTGGCAGCCCGCAGGTTCAAAACATGGTTGAAAACGCGGACTGCGTCATTGCGGTTGGACTGGTATGGGCAGACGGCAATACGGCTCATTTTACGGCAAAATTGAATCCTCTCCGGATCATCGAAATTCAACCCCACAAGGTAAAGGTGGGTCAGGCGGAATACCCGAATGTAATGGCCAAAGATATTCTGCTTGCTTTGCAAAATGCCGGGTACAAGCAGCAAGGAACGGTTTCCAAAGGGCCGAGCCCATATGATATGCCGACGGGTAATCCTGACGATCCGCTGTTTGCGGCATTCTATTATCCGCGTTTTCAACGGATGCTTAAAGAAGGGGACATCGTTGTCGCTGAGACAGGGACTTTTTATTATGGCATGGGGCAGGTGAAGCTGCCGAGTGGCGTTACCTATATTGCTCAAGGCGGATGGCAGTCCATCGGATACGCAACACCTGCGACCTATGGGGCATGCATCGCCGCTCCGGGAAGACGGACATTCCTCTTTACGGGAGACGGATCTCTCCAGCTTACGGCTCAAGAAATCAGCTCCATGCTCTATTACGGGTGCAAGCCGGTTATCTTTGTACTCAATAATAGCGGATATACGATCGAAAAATATTTAAATGTAAAAACGGAAAACCAAACGTACAACAAAATTCCGAACTGGTCTTACACCAAACTGGCCGAAGCATTCGGAGGCGGCGCATTCACTGCAACAGCGAGCACCAATAAGGAGCTGGATGAAGCGATCACCCGTGCCGAAAACGAGTGTGGACAAAGGTTATGCATCATCGAAATCATGGCAAGCGATCCGATGGATGCTCCGGATTATATGCTCAACATGCGCAATTATATGGAGGGGCAGGAAAAGCTGCGAAATTAA
- a CDS encoding DMT family transporter codes for MIWGLLLALLAGSLVSLQNIFNNRVNVHVGNQATTALVLGLGFAASLTLGLVFEGTSLFHLEHMKLWYCFSGLIGVGVVTCMVQGMARLGPTFAVSISMSAQLGLALLFDSMGWLGLEKVDFTLKQLIGVLVIVGGIIIFKAGGLDRAKGKRSQPNTMKA; via the coding sequence ATGATTTGGGGATTACTACTGGCGCTGCTGGCCGGCTCGCTCGTCAGTTTGCAAAACATATTCAACAATAGGGTAAATGTGCATGTCGGAAACCAGGCGACGACAGCTTTGGTTCTGGGCCTCGGGTTTGCGGCATCTTTAACGTTAGGCTTGGTGTTTGAGGGAACGTCGCTGTTCCATCTGGAGCATATGAAGTTATGGTATTGTTTTAGCGGATTGATTGGGGTGGGGGTTGTCACCTGCATGGTGCAAGGGATGGCGCGGCTTGGTCCCACTTTTGCGGTTTCGATCAGCATGTCTGCACAGCTTGGCCTGGCATTGTTATTTGACTCCATGGGGTGGCTGGGGCTGGAAAAAGTCGATTTTACGTTGAAACAGCTGATCGGGGTGCTCGTTATTGTAGGGGGCATTATTATTTTTAAGGCTGGGGGCCTGGATAGGGCAAAGGGAAAAAGAAGCCAGCCGAACACGATGAAAGCTTGA
- a CDS encoding cyclic nucleotide-binding domain-containing protein → MKEVKDRQLLAEYMELHRLDSVFNEQLIQHMCLYSFDPGELICSQGETPQYLYVLVKGKIKVYNTSPEGKTLMISSKTALEVIGDIEYIQEAEFINSVEAVTPVWMITIHHRWLKMYGKDHTPLLQFLLKIITEKFYRKSNALSFNLMYPVEVRLASYILSVSIEASDAMFSGELRTSDLRDAANLIGTSYRHLNRVIQQLCQEGILERSRGMIYIKDKERLMTIAGRK, encoded by the coding sequence ATGAAAGAAGTCAAGGACCGACAGCTGCTGGCCGAATATATGGAACTGCATCGGTTGGATTCCGTTTTTAACGAGCAGTTGATTCAGCATATGTGCCTGTACAGTTTCGACCCAGGAGAGCTTATTTGCTCCCAAGGTGAGACGCCGCAATATTTATACGTTTTAGTTAAAGGCAAAATCAAAGTTTACAATACCTCTCCCGAAGGAAAAACGCTGATGATCTCTTCCAAGACCGCCCTCGAAGTGATCGGTGATATTGAGTACATTCAGGAGGCGGAATTTATCAATTCGGTAGAAGCAGTGACTCCGGTGTGGATGATCACGATTCATCATCGGTGGCTAAAAATGTACGGGAAGGATCATACGCCGCTGCTTCAATTTTTGCTGAAAATTATAACAGAGAAGTTTTACAGGAAATCGAACGCGCTCAGTTTCAATCTCATGTACCCGGTCGAGGTAAGGCTCGCGAGCTATATTCTATCGGTTTCTATTGAGGCATCCGATGCTATGTTCAGCGGGGAGCTGAGAACATCCGATCTGCGGGATGCAGCGAATCTGATCGGAACGAGCTACAGACATCTTAACCGGGTTATACAGCAGCTTTGCCAAGAGGGAATTCTCGAGCGCAGTAGAGGGATGATCTATATTAAGGACAAGGAACGGTTGATGACCATCGCAGGTCGCAAATAA
- a CDS encoding DMT family transporter, whose product MRGIIFALLGGAFITLQSVANARISQGIGTWQAAALTQFTGFVAALIILLLSRNADWKDFRKANPLYLSGGAYAAVIIFSNVTAVRHIGVTLTVALVLIAQLALTFLMDRFGWFGLKKQRMKLPQFIGLGMMVAGVVILKF is encoded by the coding sequence ATGAGAGGAATTATTTTTGCATTGTTAGGGGGCGCCTTCATTACGCTGCAAAGCGTGGCCAATGCCAGGATCAGCCAAGGCATCGGCACATGGCAGGCGGCTGCGCTGACCCAATTTACCGGCTTTGTGGCAGCATTGATTATATTGCTTTTATCGCGGAATGCCGATTGGAAGGACTTCAGAAAAGCCAACCCCTTATATTTAAGCGGAGGCGCGTATGCCGCCGTTATTATTTTCAGCAATGTAACTGCCGTTCGGCATATCGGCGTCACGCTTACCGTGGCTTTGGTATTGATTGCCCAATTGGCTTTGACTTTTCTGATGGATCGATTCGGATGGTTCGGGCTGAAAAAACAACGCATGAAGCTTCCTCAGTTTATCGGTCTCGGAATGATGGTTGCAGGTGTGGTGATCCTGAAATTTTAA
- a CDS encoding chromate transporter yields the protein MSRNPDKIRSLVEVLGVSTKLGLTSFGGPIAHLGYFHNEYIRKRRWMDERNYADLVALCQLLPGPASSQVGIGIGVYRAGLLGGLAAWIGFTLPSVILLILFAFVLKGLDIGSAGWIHGLKIVAVAIVAQAVLGMGQKLTPDRSRITLAVIVASVTILWQTAWSQVLLIAAAGFAGAWLYRKKEPPQSPKLSVPVSRTFAAGCLIIFFGLLFALPLLSRYSGGGWFAFFDSFYRSGSLVFGGGHVVLPLLEQEVVSTGWVHKEDFLAGYGAAQAVPGPLFTFASYLGAMAKGITGALVATAAIFLPAFLLVIGTLPFWNYLRQNRHIQGALTGINAAVVGILFAALYNPLWTTAIMGPQDFALASILFVMLVFWKLPPWVIVLTGAAGGVIAGFY from the coding sequence ATGAGCCGTAATCCGGACAAAATCAGATCATTGGTTGAAGTGTTGGGAGTTTCAACAAAACTAGGATTAACCTCTTTTGGGGGACCGATTGCTCATCTCGGTTATTTCCACAATGAATACATACGAAAACGGCGATGGATGGACGAACGAAATTATGCGGATCTGGTGGCGCTTTGCCAGCTCCTTCCCGGACCGGCCAGCAGCCAGGTCGGAATCGGAATCGGGGTATATCGCGCAGGTCTGCTTGGCGGTCTTGCCGCGTGGATCGGTTTCACGCTTCCTTCGGTCATTCTGCTGATTCTATTTGCTTTTGTTCTGAAAGGTTTGGATATCGGAAGCGCCGGTTGGATCCATGGCTTAAAAATCGTCGCGGTCGCCATCGTGGCACAAGCCGTATTGGGAATGGGACAAAAGCTCACACCGGACCGAAGCCGCATTACATTAGCGGTTATTGTCGCTTCCGTCACCATTCTATGGCAAACTGCATGGAGCCAGGTTCTGCTGATTGCGGCAGCCGGCTTCGCGGGCGCATGGCTGTACCGCAAAAAAGAACCTCCTCAATCTCCGAAATTGTCCGTCCCTGTCAGCCGTACGTTTGCCGCCGGTTGTCTGATTATATTTTTCGGTCTTTTATTCGCTTTGCCATTGCTCTCCAGATATTCCGGCGGCGGTTGGTTTGCATTTTTCGACAGTTTCTATCGTTCAGGCTCCCTCGTCTTTGGCGGCGGCCATGTCGTATTGCCTTTGCTTGAACAGGAGGTCGTGTCGACGGGTTGGGTACATAAAGAAGATTTCCTTGCCGGATACGGGGCGGCACAAGCCGTCCCGGGACCGTTGTTTACCTTTGCCTCTTATTTAGGCGCCATGGCCAAAGGAATAACCGGAGCGCTTGTTGCCACGGCGGCTATCTTTCTGCCTGCCTTTTTGCTTGTGATCGGAACGCTGCCTTTCTGGAACTATCTGCGTCAGAACCGGCATATCCAGGGCGCTCTGACGGGGATCAATGCAGCTGTCGTCGGCATATTGTTTGCCGCTTTATACAATCCGCTGTGGACGACGGCTATTATGGGCCCGCAGGATTTTGCTCTCGCATCCATCCTGTTTGTCATGCTCGTTTTTTGGAAGCTGCCCCCTTGGGTTATCGTCTTGACAGGTGCCGCAGGCGGGGTTATTGCAGGGTTCTATTGA
- a CDS encoding DUF1259 domain-containing protein translates to MKKIVLLFTAISLLLIPSGTVLGEGNQDCRIFEKVFNTDIKQENGVCKLGITRKNIPISNLGVPLSPEAVELSFGANFEKVGDKTAVIGEFALLGSEVTPVIDALRKGNIDISALHNHLIGEQPRILFLHFQALGDAETLARTVKQAIDAAGGR, encoded by the coding sequence ATGAAAAAAATAGTTTTGTTATTTACCGCAATTTCTTTGCTGCTCATCCCGTCAGGTACCGTTCTAGGGGAAGGGAACCAAGATTGCAGAATTTTCGAAAAAGTGTTTAATACGGACATCAAGCAGGAGAATGGCGTATGCAAGTTGGGCATAACCCGCAAAAATATCCCGATCTCGAACTTGGGAGTGCCGCTTTCTCCGGAAGCGGTCGAGCTTTCATTCGGTGCAAATTTTGAAAAGGTTGGCGATAAAACTGCAGTTATCGGGGAGTTTGCGCTTCTCGGCAGCGAAGTCACCCCAGTAATCGATGCGCTGCGCAAAGGGAACATAGACATATCAGCACTGCATAACCATCTCATCGGAGAGCAGCCGCGCATTCTGTTTCTTCATTTTCAGGCGCTGGGGGATGCGGAAACTCTGGCCAGAACGGTCAAACAAGCAATCGACGCAGCCGGCGGGAGATAA
- the thrS gene encoding threonine--tRNA ligase, whose translation MEIQVSLPDGSMRRYLKGTTVEQIAESISPTLKKNAVAGKIGGKAVDLNQPIEADAEVEIITLDSREGLEIYRHSTAHLMAQAIKRIYGNKAVKLGIGPVIEDGFYYDIDIEKPLSIEDLAAIEREMARIAQENLPIIRRVVSRKEAIRIFEELEDPLKLELIRDLPEDAVISIYDQGEFFDLCRGPHLPSTGRIKAFKLLNVSGAYWRGDSDNKMLQRIYGTAFPKIAQLDEHLHFLEEAKKRDHRKLGKQLELFMFSEEAPGMPFYLPKGMTIRTELENFARELQRRRDYEEVRTPLMMNNRVWEQSGHWDHYKDNMYFTNVDETKYALKPMNCPGHMLIFKNKLRSYRDLPLRISEFGQVHRHEFSGALNGMLRVRTFCQDDAHLFVLPEQIEDEIGRIIELIDHMYQVFGFEYKIELSTRPEDSMGSDELWEQAEKSLQNVLDHRGIDYRINEGDGAFYGPKIDFHILDALKRSWQCGTIQLDFQMPEKFDLTYVGEDGEKHRPVVIHRAVYGSIDRFMGMLTEHYAGAFPLWLSPVQAKLLPVSDNYIDYAYQAKKSLEEAGIRAEIDIRNEKLGYKIREAQLEKIPYMLIVGENEKNSGSVSVRKRNGEDLGMSKMNEMINRISNEIAAKQ comes from the coding sequence ATGGAGATTCAAGTTTCGCTGCCAGATGGTTCTATGAGGAGGTATCTGAAAGGCACCACAGTCGAACAAATTGCGGAATCCATCAGCCCAACGCTGAAGAAAAACGCGGTTGCAGGTAAAATCGGTGGCAAGGCTGTCGATCTGAATCAACCCATCGAAGCGGATGCAGAGGTTGAAATCATTACGCTGGACAGCCGTGAAGGATTGGAGATTTACAGACATAGTACGGCTCATTTGATGGCTCAAGCAATCAAACGGATCTATGGAAACAAGGCCGTTAAGCTGGGAATCGGACCGGTTATCGAAGATGGATTTTATTATGATATCGACATTGAAAAGCCCTTATCTATCGAAGATCTTGCAGCCATCGAAAGGGAAATGGCCCGGATTGCGCAAGAAAATTTGCCGATTATCCGCCGAGTGGTCAGCAGGAAGGAAGCGATCCGAATCTTCGAAGAACTTGAAGATCCGCTAAAGCTGGAACTGATCCGGGATTTGCCGGAAGATGCGGTGATCTCGATTTATGATCAAGGTGAATTTTTTGACCTGTGCCGGGGGCCGCATCTGCCCTCCACGGGCCGCATAAAAGCGTTCAAGCTGTTGAATGTGTCGGGCGCATATTGGCGTGGGGATTCGGACAATAAAATGCTGCAGCGGATTTACGGAACGGCTTTTCCCAAAATAGCGCAGCTTGACGAGCATCTTCATTTCCTGGAAGAAGCCAAAAAGCGTGATCATCGCAAGTTAGGCAAACAGCTCGAACTGTTTATGTTTTCGGAAGAAGCGCCTGGGATGCCGTTTTATTTGCCAAAAGGAATGACGATCCGGACGGAGCTTGAGAACTTTGCACGCGAACTTCAAAGGCGGCGGGATTACGAGGAAGTGCGGACGCCGCTGATGATGAATAACCGCGTGTGGGAGCAATCCGGCCACTGGGATCATTACAAAGACAATATGTACTTCACGAACGTCGACGAAACGAAATACGCGCTGAAGCCGATGAACTGCCCGGGACATATGCTGATTTTCAAAAACAAACTGCGTTCCTACCGGGATTTGCCGCTCCGCATTTCGGAGTTCGGCCAAGTGCATCGGCATGAATTTTCGGGGGCGTTGAACGGGATGCTGCGGGTGCGGACGTTCTGTCAGGATGACGCACACCTCTTCGTATTGCCTGAACAGATTGAGGATGAAATCGGACGGATCATTGAGTTGATTGACCATATGTACCAAGTGTTCGGCTTTGAATACAAGATTGAATTATCGACGCGGCCGGAAGATTCCATGGGTTCTGACGAGTTATGGGAGCAGGCAGAGAAATCGCTGCAAAACGTGTTGGACCACCGCGGCATCGATTATCGCATTAATGAAGGAGACGGCGCCTTTTACGGGCCTAAGATTGACTTTCATATTTTAGATGCGCTGAAGCGAAGCTGGCAGTGCGGCACGATCCAGCTGGATTTTCAAATGCCCGAGAAGTTCGATCTCACTTATGTCGGCGAGGATGGTGAAAAGCATCGTCCGGTCGTTATCCACCGCGCCGTGTACGGATCGATTGACCGCTTCATGGGTATGTTGACAGAGCACTACGCCGGTGCATTCCCGCTCTGGCTGTCCCCGGTTCAGGCTAAACTGTTGCCTGTTTCGGATAACTACATCGATTATGCGTATCAAGCGAAAAAATCGCTTGAAGAAGCGGGCATCCGGGCTGAAATCGACATCCGCAATGAAAAGCTGGGTTATAAAATTCGGGAAGCGCAGCTTGAAAAAATCCCTTATATGCTGATTGTCGGAGAAAACGAGAAAAATTCCGGCAGCGTATCCGTAAGAAAACGGAACGGAGAAGATTTGGGCATGAGCAAAATGAATGAAATGATAAACCGGATATCGAATGAAATTGCCGCGAAACAATAA
- a CDS encoding DUF1801 domain-containing protein, producing the protein MNQEVTDFINAIKEPWQRELTSNLREVVYQAIPEVQERIQYKKPHFLKNGKYAAVISTSKDAVSFTIFNAADLDLPEDVFDGPAERKTLKLRQGQAYDHELLKGLVNKASSAF; encoded by the coding sequence ATGAACCAGGAAGTAACCGATTTTATCAACGCGATAAAGGAACCTTGGCAAAGGGAACTTACAAGCAATCTGCGAGAGGTTGTTTACCAAGCGATCCCGGAAGTACAGGAACGTATTCAGTATAAAAAGCCCCATTTTTTAAAAAACGGAAAGTATGCCGCAGTCATTTCGACTTCGAAGGATGCGGTTAGTTTCACGATTTTTAACGCAGCTGATCTTGATCTTCCGGAAGATGTTTTTGATGGTCCTGCAGAACGGAAAACATTGAAGCTGCGCCAAGGGCAGGCGTATGATCATGAATTGCTAAAAGGCCTTGTAAATAAGGCTTCTTCGGCGTTTTAG
- a CDS encoding RNA polymerase sigma factor encodes MNKSQTERIIDAIWRIESPKLIAGLTHMVRDVGLAEDLAQDALVIALEKWPVAGIPDNPGAWLMITAKRRAIDLLRRKKRLDEKYEEYGRGAALYSEQDLASVIEDEIEDDLLRLIFMTCHPVLSQEARVALTLRLLGGLTTDEIARAFLTAESTIAQRIVRAKKTLRTKQIPFEVPVGDELKERLSTVLEVIYLMFNEGYSATVGENWIRPLLCQEALRLGRMLAEIAPGEPEVHGLAALMEFQSSRLKARVGVDGDPVLLMDQNRARWDHLLIRRGLDALERIRQLGRPFGPYALQAAISACHAQARTPSETDWPRIAALYEALFRLMPSPVVELNRAVAVSRAFGPEFGLQIVDELNEEASLKEYHLLPSVRADLLFKLGRFAEARKEFERAAALTRNMRERELLMKRAAECT; translated from the coding sequence GTGAATAAGTCCCAAACAGAACGCATAATTGATGCCATTTGGCGAATCGAATCTCCAAAATTGATCGCTGGGCTGACACATATGGTACGCGATGTGGGACTGGCGGAAGATTTGGCCCAGGACGCCCTGGTCATTGCGCTTGAAAAATGGCCGGTAGCGGGAATTCCCGACAATCCGGGCGCATGGCTGATGATAACGGCAAAACGGCGGGCCATTGATCTGCTGCGGAGAAAAAAGCGGCTTGACGAGAAATACGAGGAGTATGGCCGTGGCGCAGCATTGTATTCGGAGCAGGACCTTGCGAGTGTGATTGAAGATGAGATCGAAGACGATCTCTTGCGGCTTATTTTTATGACCTGTCATCCCGTTCTGTCACAGGAAGCGAGAGTAGCCCTGACTCTTCGTCTGTTAGGAGGTTTGACGACAGATGAAATCGCACGCGCGTTTCTTACGGCCGAGTCCACCATCGCTCAGCGGATCGTCCGAGCCAAAAAAACGCTCCGTACCAAGCAGATTCCCTTTGAGGTTCCGGTTGGCGATGAACTGAAAGAGCGGCTTTCAACGGTGCTTGAGGTCATATATCTAATGTTCAATGAAGGGTATTCAGCCACCGTCGGTGAGAATTGGATTCGTCCGCTTCTTTGCCAGGAAGCGCTAAGGCTTGGCCGCATGCTTGCGGAAATTGCACCCGGCGAGCCTGAGGTGCATGGATTGGCTGCTTTAATGGAGTTTCAGTCATCCCGGTTGAAGGCACGGGTGGGTGTTGACGGCGATCCGGTCCTGTTGATGGACCAAAACCGGGCACGATGGGATCATTTGCTGATCAGGCGCGGTCTGGATGCGCTTGAACGCATACGGCAGCTTGGACGTCCCTTTGGGCCTTATGCGCTTCAGGCTGCGATTTCAGCCTGCCATGCCCAGGCCCGCACGCCCTCTGAAACGGATTGGCCAAGAATTGCCGCGCTATATGAGGCCTTGTTCCGTTTGATGCCTTCCCCGGTTGTAGAATTAAACCGTGCAGTTGCTGTCTCCAGGGCATTCGGTCCTGAATTCGGCCTTCAAATCGTGGATGAATTGAATGAAGAGGCTTCTCTTAAGGAATATCATCTTCTCCCTAGTGTCCGCGCAGATCTTCTGTTTAAATTGGGACGGTTTGCGGAAGCGAGAAAAGAGTTCGAACGTGCGGCAGCACTAACGCGGAATATGCGTGAACGTGAGCTTTTGATGAAACGCGCTGCGGAGTGTACATAG
- a CDS encoding YciI family protein, with amino-acid sequence MRFMMIVKATTDSEAGEKPSEELLEAMLRYNEELAKAGVLLAADGLQPSSSGVRISYPEPGGKPKIVDGPFTEAKEIIAGYTLIEVKSREEAIQWVLRMPDPHGKGQGEIELRQIFEPEELSVNEETRAKIKGQFGL; translated from the coding sequence ATGAGATTTATGATGATTGTCAAAGCAACAACGGATTCCGAGGCTGGCGAGAAGCCCAGCGAGGAGCTTTTGGAAGCGATGCTCCGGTATAACGAAGAATTGGCGAAGGCCGGGGTACTGCTGGCGGCGGACGGTTTGCAGCCAAGCTCCAGCGGAGTTCGGATTTCTTATCCGGAGCCTGGAGGCAAGCCGAAAATTGTCGATGGCCCGTTTACGGAAGCCAAGGAAATTATTGCGGGCTACACCCTGATCGAAGTCAAGTCAAGGGAAGAGGCGATCCAATGGGTGCTGCGCATGCCGGACCCCCATGGAAAAGGGCAAGGAGAGATCGAACTCCGGCAGATTTTCGAGCCTGAGGAACTATCCGTAAATGAGGAAACACGGGCAAAGATCAAGGGGCAATTCGGGTTGTGA